In Argonema galeatum A003/A1, one DNA window encodes the following:
- a CDS encoding sodium:calcium antiporter has translation MLEFADQSLAFNIALFLLSALAIGLSGFWMTGIAEGLAEKTGLGQALMGALFLGFSTSLPGIVTSVTAALEGYPHLAIGNALGDIAVQTAFLGIADITYLEANLEYAAADAATLTQGTLLIVLLAIPLLTIGYPSITLWGIHPASIALVATYIFGLRLVAEAQNLPMWKPQQTKESTVKEPQAEESESPGLISLWLRFFLLAAVLGIAGYGVEQAGVSIANSTSLSENAVGSLFTAISTSLPELVTTIAAVQRGAFTLAVSGVLGGNSFDVLVLALCDLAYGKGSIYEALTQSELFVLALTILMTGILLLGLLRREEHGIGNIGFESFFLLLLYLCGFLLVFFSG, from the coding sequence ATGCTAGAATTTGCTGACCAATCGCTCGCGTTTAACATTGCTCTTTTTTTACTCTCAGCTTTAGCAATTGGCCTCAGCGGCTTCTGGATGACTGGGATCGCTGAGGGCTTAGCTGAAAAAACCGGACTGGGACAAGCCCTGATGGGGGCCTTATTTTTGGGATTTAGCACATCCTTGCCGGGGATTGTTACGTCAGTCACCGCCGCCTTGGAAGGCTATCCACACCTAGCCATTGGCAATGCACTAGGGGATATCGCCGTCCAAACAGCTTTTCTGGGAATTGCCGATATCACTTACCTGGAGGCAAATCTCGAATACGCAGCTGCTGACGCTGCAACATTGACGCAAGGAACTCTGCTGATAGTTTTATTAGCCATTCCTTTACTGACGATCGGTTATCCATCAATTACTTTGTGGGGAATTCATCCCGCCTCGATCGCACTCGTAGCCACTTACATTTTCGGGTTGCGTCTGGTAGCTGAGGCTCAAAATCTGCCGATGTGGAAACCACAGCAGACAAAGGAATCAACTGTCAAAGAACCTCAAGCAGAGGAGTCAGAAAGCCCAGGATTAATTAGTTTGTGGTTGCGTTTCTTTTTACTTGCCGCCGTTCTTGGCATTGCAGGATATGGCGTCGAACAAGCTGGAGTTTCGATCGCCAACTCTACAAGTCTTTCGGAAAATGCCGTTGGCAGTCTTTTCACCGCTATATCAACCTCACTTCCGGAACTCGTGACCACCATAGCTGCCGTGCAGCGTGGGGCGTTTACCCTGGCTGTCAGCGGCGTCCTGGGTGGCAATAGCTTCGACGTATTGGTTTTAGCTTTGTGCGACTTAGCCTATGGGAAAGGATCGATTTATGAAGCTTTAACCCAAAGCGAACTTTTTGTCCTTGCCCTAACCATTCTGATGACTGGTATCCTACTCTTGGGCTTGTTACGTCGGGAAGAACATGGCATTGGCAACATCGGCTTTGAGAGTTTTTTCTTGCTGCTGCTGTATCTATGTGGGTTTTTGCTGGTGTTTTTCTCAGGTTGA
- a CDS encoding Mo-dependent nitrogenase C-terminal domain-containing protein, giving the protein MSFITSASPQTNLKFQGPIENILRPVRQWLESIEIQDSKVAKLLCKLIPSQCPFERDIQVFGRTLFHIPPMCKLNPVYDQLMMLRFRALTFLADVCGEDITQYCC; this is encoded by the coding sequence ATGTCTTTCATCACCAGTGCTTCCCCACAAACAAACCTGAAATTTCAAGGCCCGATCGAAAATATCCTGCGTCCAGTACGCCAGTGGCTAGAATCAATAGAAATTCAAGACTCCAAAGTAGCCAAGTTGTTGTGCAAACTTATCCCATCTCAATGTCCCTTTGAACGAGATATTCAGGTATTTGGACGTACACTTTTCCACATACCCCCGATGTGTAAACTGAATCCTGTCTACGACCAGTTGATGATGTTGCGTTTCCGCGCTTTAACTTTCCTAGCCGATGTTTGTGGAGAAGATATTACCCAATACTGCTGCTAA
- a CDS encoding 2TM domain-containing protein has product MSVSESRITRSYNQEEIQQILHLAISRQSYEGDFTREQLLEIATELEISSENLEVAEKEWLALQGERQKRQAFNTYRVGRFKKSLGKYAIVNTFLVLLNLVSGGYLSWSLYILLFWGLALGLNTWNNFHLQEEEYEKAFQQWYRKYQMRESITTFFNKLLKAW; this is encoded by the coding sequence ATGTCAGTCTCCGAATCCAGAATTACCCGTTCTTACAACCAAGAAGAGATCCAGCAAATTCTCCATCTGGCTATCTCCCGGCAATCTTACGAAGGGGACTTTACCCGCGAACAGTTGTTGGAAATTGCGACTGAGTTAGAAATATCTTCAGAAAATCTTGAGGTAGCAGAAAAAGAGTGGCTAGCCTTACAGGGAGAAAGGCAAAAGCGGCAGGCGTTCAACACCTACCGCGTCGGAAGATTCAAGAAAAGTTTAGGCAAGTATGCGATCGTCAATACATTTTTGGTACTGCTGAATCTAGTTAGTGGTGGTTACCTTTCTTGGTCGCTTTATATTTTATTATTCTGGGGATTAGCCCTTGGTCTTAATACTTGGAATAATTTTCACTTGCAGGAGGAGGAGTACGAAAAAGCTTTTCAGCAGTGGTATCGCAAGTACCAGATGCGGGAATCGATTACTACTTTTTTCAATAAGTTGCTAAAAGCTTGGTAG